From the Comamonas odontotermitis genome, one window contains:
- the hemN gene encoding oxygen-independent coproporphyrinogen III oxidase: protein MISLTPDLLRRFDVPGPRYTSYPTADRFVEAFGANGYKQALEQRRTGLGTRLAPLSLYVHIPFCESLCYYCACNKIITKHPERADEYLDYLERELDLQLAHCPARQTVSQLHLGGGSPTFLSDDGLSRLMDMFKSRFQLQPGGEYSIEVDPRTVSGERLAHLFRLGFNRLSFGVQDFDPQVQKAVHREQPSEQVFSLMAQARLIGFESINIDLIYGLPHQTPVSFARTMELVSQLRPDRIALYAYAHLPERFKPQRRIVVQDLPKPVDKLTMLAQALEALQAGGYVYVGMDHFALPDDALAVAKRQGRLHRNFQGYSTQPDCDLLALGVSAIGKIGATYSQNAKTLEEYYDLIDQGQIPVVRGLALSRDDMLRRSVIMGLMCQGSLVIESVEQAWLIDFRQYFAAELEQLRSMQEQGLVQITGDAVSVTELGWYFVRGVAMVFDKHLQADRTRARFSKII, encoded by the coding sequence ATGATTTCCCTGACCCCCGATTTGTTGCGCCGGTTTGATGTACCCGGCCCCCGTTACACTTCGTATCCTACCGCAGACCGATTTGTTGAAGCCTTTGGTGCGAATGGCTACAAGCAGGCGCTGGAGCAGCGGCGAACGGGGCTGGGTACCCGCCTGGCACCCTTGTCGCTGTATGTGCACATTCCGTTCTGCGAATCACTGTGCTACTACTGCGCCTGCAACAAGATCATCACCAAGCATCCCGAACGCGCCGACGAATACCTGGATTATCTGGAGCGTGAACTGGATCTGCAACTGGCCCACTGCCCGGCCCGCCAGACCGTGAGCCAGCTGCACCTCGGCGGCGGATCGCCCACCTTCCTCTCCGACGATGGGCTCTCACGCCTGATGGACATGTTCAAAAGCCGGTTCCAGCTGCAGCCGGGGGGTGAATACTCGATCGAGGTCGATCCACGGACCGTGAGCGGGGAGCGCCTCGCACACCTGTTTCGACTGGGCTTCAATCGCCTGAGTTTCGGCGTGCAGGATTTTGACCCGCAAGTGCAAAAGGCAGTGCACCGCGAGCAGCCCTCGGAGCAGGTTTTTTCCCTGATGGCCCAGGCGCGGTTGATTGGCTTTGAATCCATCAATATTGACCTGATCTACGGCCTGCCTCACCAGACGCCGGTCAGTTTTGCACGCACGATGGAACTGGTGAGCCAACTGCGGCCCGATCGTATTGCGCTGTATGCCTATGCGCATCTGCCTGAACGTTTCAAGCCCCAACGCCGCATTGTCGTGCAGGATCTTCCCAAGCCCGTTGACAAGCTGACCATGCTGGCCCAGGCGCTGGAAGCCCTGCAGGCGGGCGGATACGTCTATGTAGGTATGGACCACTTCGCGCTGCCTGATGATGCACTGGCCGTGGCCAAGCGCCAAGGGCGCCTGCACCGCAATTTTCAAGGCTACAGCACGCAGCCCGATTGCGATCTGCTGGCGCTGGGTGTCTCGGCCATTGGCAAGATCGGCGCTACCTACAGCCAGAATGCCAAGACGCTGGAGGAGTACTACGACCTGATCGACCAGGGGCAGATTCCTGTGGTGCGAGGCCTGGCACTCTCGCGCGATGACATGCTGCGCCGCTCTGTGATCATGGGCCTGATGTGCCAGGGCAGCCTGGTGATCGAATCGGTGGAGCAGGCCTGGCTGATCGATTTTCGCCAGTACTTTGCCGCCGAGCTGGAGCAACTGCGCAGCATGCAGGAGCAGGGGCTGGTTCAGATCACTGGCGATGCCGTGTCCGTGACCGAGCTGGGCTGGTACTTTGTGCGTGGCGTGGCCATGGTGTTTGACAAGCACCTGCAGGCGGATCGCACGCGGGCCCGGTTCTCGAAAATCATCTAG
- a CDS encoding sulfite exporter TauE/SafE family protein — protein sequence MTDPIVLLPLSCVGLITGFLAGLLGIGGGMVLVPFMTYILGTQAVAPELAIKMAIATSMATIMFTSISSVRAHHQRGAVRWDIARRLAPGIVLGGLVASLGIFSLLKGQYLGLFFGLFVGYSALRMFRKSQTAATRTMPGTGGQLAAGGVIGCLSGLVGAGGAFISVPFMTWCNVPIHNAVATSAALGFPIAVTNVLGFMVAGLHVQGLPPHSLGYIWLPGLLAVSICSVLTAPLGARAAHRLPVAQLKKIFGGILLCLAVYMLYKSLRAW from the coding sequence ATGACTGATCCCATCGTTCTGCTTCCGCTCTCGTGCGTGGGCTTGATCACCGGCTTTCTGGCGGGCCTGCTTGGCATCGGCGGGGGCATGGTGCTGGTGCCTTTCATGACCTACATCCTGGGCACCCAGGCCGTTGCCCCGGAACTGGCCATCAAGATGGCGATTGCCACGTCGATGGCAACCATCATGTTCACCTCCATCTCCAGCGTGCGCGCCCACCACCAGCGCGGCGCCGTGCGCTGGGACATCGCCCGGCGCCTTGCGCCCGGCATCGTGCTGGGCGGACTGGTCGCGAGCCTGGGCATCTTTTCGCTGCTCAAAGGCCAGTATCTGGGCCTGTTCTTCGGGCTGTTTGTCGGCTACTCGGCACTGCGCATGTTTCGCAAATCCCAAACCGCAGCCACGCGCACCATGCCGGGCACAGGTGGCCAACTGGCAGCCGGCGGCGTGATCGGTTGCCTCTCGGGGCTGGTTGGTGCAGGCGGGGCCTTCATCAGCGTGCCGTTCATGACCTGGTGCAATGTGCCCATCCACAACGCAGTGGCCACCAGCGCAGCGCTGGGCTTCCCGATCGCCGTGACCAATGTGCTGGGCTTCATGGTGGCGGGGCTGCATGTACAAGGCCTGCCGCCCCACTCGCTGGGTTATATCTGGCTGCCCGGCCTGCTTGCGGTATCCATATGCAGCGTGCTGACCGCGCCACTGGGCGCCAGGGCAGCGCACCGGCTGCCAGTGGCCCAGCTCAAGAAGATATTTGGCGGCATTCTGCTGTGCCTGGCGGTCTACATGCTCTACAAGAGCCTGAGGGCCTGGTAA
- a CDS encoding universal stress protein, protein MYNHILLATDGSELSEKAVQHALALAKLGQTQITVVNISPNYPRSYFEGSAVIDLKEVERIQQGWLDAAQVVVDKVVAQGTAVGVPVKGIVLQSDLVAESLLKTAEKEHCDLIVMASHGYRGIKRLLLGSETQHVLTHATIPVLVLR, encoded by the coding sequence ATGTACAACCATATCCTGCTCGCCACCGATGGATCCGAGCTGTCCGAAAAAGCAGTGCAGCATGCGCTTGCTCTGGCCAAGCTGGGACAGACCCAGATCACTGTGGTCAATATCTCGCCCAACTACCCCCGCAGTTACTTTGAAGGCAGCGCGGTCATCGACCTCAAGGAGGTGGAACGTATCCAGCAAGGCTGGCTGGACGCTGCCCAGGTCGTGGTCGACAAGGTCGTTGCCCAGGGAACTGCAGTGGGCGTGCCGGTAAAGGGCATTGTTCTGCAATCCGATCTGGTGGCCGAATCGCTGCTCAAGACCGCGGAAAAGGAACACTGTGACCTGATCGTCATGGCCTCGCATGGCTATCGCGGCATCAAGCGCCTGCTGCTGGGCAGCGAGACCCAGCATGTGTTGACGCATGCCACGATTCCGGTGCTGGTACTGCGGTGA
- a CDS encoding bifunctional adenosylcobinamide kinase/adenosylcobinamide-phosphate guanylyltransferase — protein MAEPSFSVNGAALKLLLLGGQKSGKSRQAELLARQWLQQGAGYTASLIATGTAYDDEMKARIARHQSDRAARVAQLGTVEAPRDVAQAIAACSGPQHLLIIDCLTLWLTNWLMPAPELEKNQALAHNWQAQQALFLGAIERAPGPVILVSNEIGLGVIPMGREVRAFVDALGVLNQQTAAVCNRVTLMAAGLPLHMK, from the coding sequence ATGGCAGAACCTTCGTTTTCAGTGAATGGTGCAGCGCTCAAGCTCTTGCTGCTGGGCGGGCAGAAATCCGGTAAATCACGGCAGGCAGAGCTGCTGGCGCGCCAATGGCTGCAGCAGGGCGCGGGTTACACCGCCAGTCTGATCGCCACCGGCACTGCCTACGACGATGAAATGAAAGCCCGCATTGCCCGCCACCAGAGCGACCGCGCCGCACGCGTGGCGCAACTGGGCACGGTGGAAGCGCCGCGCGATGTGGCGCAGGCGATAGCCGCATGCAGCGGGCCGCAGCATCTGCTGATCATCGATTGCCTGACCCTGTGGCTGACCAACTGGCTGATGCCTGCACCAGAACTTGAGAAAAATCAGGCTTTAGCGCACAACTGGCAAGCGCAACAAGCTCTTTTTTTAGGAGCGATTGAGCGTGCGCCCGGCCCGGTCATCCTGGTCAGCAACGAGATCGGCCTGGGCGTGATTCCCATGGGCCGCGAAGTACGCGCCTTTGTCGATGCGCTGGGCGTGCTCAACCAACAAACGGCTGCGGTGTGCAACCGCGTCACACTGATGGCCGCAGGTTTGCCTCTGCACATGAAATGA
- a CDS encoding cobyrinate a,c-diamide synthase — protein sequence MDAAVSGSDGQKTSRCVALLVAAPASGQGKTTVTAALARLHARAGRRVQVFKCGPDFLDPQWHRLASGGDVHTLDRWMNGEHDVRARLYQAALCHDVLLIEGVMGLFDGESSAADLAKSLGVSVVVVIDASAMAGTFGAIAYGMQHFDPDMKLAGALANRVASNYHGELLRDGLRDPALWLGAMPHVALAGGAPRANLLPERHLGLVAAQELPDALERLDAAADALAQTPLGQLSWSDWQERWSVDFAAQDDETEIPALLTGRRIAVARDAAFSFIYAANLECLRAMGAELAFFSPVAGERLPVCDALWLPGGYPELHLQALQANAGLQLDLQAHVEQGKPVWAECGGMVALAEGLTDLEGRWHSLWSLLPAQARMQQRLAGLGMQQLATPWGVLRGHTFHYSRLDSDAGLVARSSRPGQEPESGKGEAVYCHGSIHASYFHAWFPSCPQAVAALLGADVLQTLQQTAQQDWPGACAASASETA from the coding sequence ATGGATGCAGCGGTGAGTGGAAGCGATGGCCAGAAGACCTCCCGGTGCGTGGCGCTGCTGGTGGCGGCGCCCGCGTCCGGGCAGGGCAAGACGACGGTGACGGCGGCGCTGGCGCGCCTGCACGCGCGCGCCGGGCGGCGCGTGCAGGTGTTCAAGTGCGGGCCGGATTTTCTCGATCCGCAATGGCACCGGCTCGCCAGTGGCGGTGATGTGCACACGCTCGACCGCTGGATGAACGGCGAGCACGATGTGCGTGCCCGCCTGTACCAGGCCGCCCTTTGCCATGACGTGCTGCTGATCGAAGGTGTGATGGGCTTGTTTGATGGCGAAAGCAGCGCCGCAGATCTGGCCAAATCCCTTGGTGTATCGGTGGTCGTCGTCATTGACGCATCGGCCATGGCTGGCACCTTTGGCGCCATTGCCTATGGCATGCAGCACTTTGATCCTGACATGAAGCTTGCCGGAGCGCTGGCCAATCGTGTAGCAAGCAACTACCACGGCGAACTGCTGCGCGATGGCCTGCGCGACCCGGCGCTCTGGCTCGGGGCGATGCCCCACGTGGCGTTGGCGGGCGGAGCCCCGCGCGCCAACCTGCTGCCGGAGCGCCACCTGGGTCTGGTGGCAGCCCAGGAACTGCCCGATGCGCTGGAGCGGCTCGATGCAGCAGCCGATGCGCTGGCCCAGACGCCGCTGGGGCAACTGTCCTGGTCGGACTGGCAGGAGCGCTGGTCGGTGGATTTTGCAGCCCAGGACGATGAGACCGAGATACCTGCGCTGCTGACTGGGCGTCGCATTGCCGTGGCGCGTGATGCGGCCTTCAGTTTCATCTATGCGGCCAATCTGGAATGCCTGCGCGCCATGGGGGCGGAGCTGGCATTCTTTTCGCCCGTGGCGGGCGAGCGCCTGCCTGTGTGCGATGCCTTGTGGCTGCCCGGTGGCTACCCCGAGCTGCACCTGCAGGCCCTGCAGGCCAATGCAGGGTTGCAGCTCGATCTGCAGGCGCATGTGGAGCAAGGCAAGCCCGTGTGGGCCGAATGCGGCGGCATGGTGGCGTTGGCCGAAGGACTGACCGATCTGGAGGGCCGCTGGCACAGCCTGTGGAGCCTGCTGCCTGCACAGGCGCGCATGCAGCAGCGCCTGGCGGGTCTGGGCATGCAACAGCTGGCGACGCCCTGGGGCGTGCTGCGTGGCCACACCTTCCACTATTCACGCCTGGACAGCGATGCGGGCCTGGTTGCTCGCAGCAGCCGGCCGGGCCAGGAACCCGAAAGCGGCAAGGGGGAAGCGGTGTACTGCCATGGCAGCATTCATGCCAGCTATTTCCATGCCTGGTTCCCTTCCTGCCCGCAGGCCGTGGCAGCGCTGCTGGGGGCGGATGTACTGCAGACCTTGCAGCAGACCGCACAGCAGGACTGGCCAGGTGCGTGTGCCGCATCGGCCTCCGAGACTGCATAA
- a CDS encoding malonate--CoA ligase, with protein MKNDNLFCALRAAFPKDLDAIAVETTSASGEPLNYSWRDLDRMSARIANLLGSLKIPAGSRVAVQVEKSVEAMALYLATLRAGYVFLPLNTAYQSAEIEYFITNAEPAVVVCSPQNFGWVSKIAFQCGTQSVFTLGDDRSGTLLERAVHCADTHEPAVRQVDDMAAILYTSGTTGRSKGAMLSHGNLLSNAVMLKDYWGWKEGDVLIHALPIFHVHGLFVAIHAALLNGSKMIWFSKFEPKAVIAAMERATVFMGVPTLYVRMLAEPTLTRAATRNMRLFISGSAPLLIETFREWQERTGHTILERYGMSETIMLVSNPYRADSRYDGQDERRGGTVGFPLPGVGVRVQGDDGQPLPAGEIGNIQVQGPNVFSGYWRMPEKTAEEFTKDAWFKTGDVGKVDARGYVTIVGRSKDLIISGGYNVYPAEIEGFINELPGVAESALVGVPHPDFGEVGVAVVIAKPGQAADAEGIIATLKKQLANFKIPKRCFVVNELPRNTMGKVQKNLLRAQYQDLFKG; from the coding sequence ATGAAAAACGACAACCTGTTTTGCGCGCTGCGCGCAGCCTTTCCCAAAGACCTGGATGCCATCGCCGTGGAGACCACATCGGCCAGCGGTGAGCCGCTGAACTACAGCTGGCGTGATCTGGACCGCATGAGTGCCCGCATTGCCAATCTGCTGGGCAGCCTGAAGATACCCGCAGGCAGCCGCGTGGCGGTACAGGTCGAGAAATCGGTGGAAGCCATGGCGCTGTACCTGGCCACCCTGCGAGCAGGCTACGTTTTCCTGCCGCTGAACACCGCCTACCAAAGTGCCGAGATCGAATATTTCATCACCAATGCGGAACCAGCCGTGGTGGTGTGCTCGCCGCAGAACTTTGGCTGGGTGTCCAAAATCGCCTTCCAGTGCGGCACACAAAGCGTTTTCACGTTGGGCGATGACCGCAGCGGCACCTTGCTGGAGCGTGCTGTGCACTGTGCCGATACGCATGAGCCTGCCGTCAGGCAAGTCGACGACATGGCCGCCATTCTGTACACCAGTGGCACCACCGGCCGCAGCAAGGGGGCCATGCTGAGCCACGGCAACCTGCTGAGCAATGCAGTGATGCTGAAGGACTACTGGGGCTGGAAGGAGGGTGACGTGCTGATCCATGCACTGCCGATCTTCCATGTGCACGGCCTGTTCGTCGCCATCCATGCGGCTCTGCTCAATGGCAGCAAGATGATCTGGTTCTCCAAGTTCGAGCCCAAGGCCGTGATCGCTGCGATGGAGCGCGCTACCGTCTTCATGGGTGTTCCCACCCTGTATGTACGCATGCTGGCCGAGCCCACGCTCACGAGGGCCGCCACCCGGAACATGCGCCTCTTCATTTCCGGCTCCGCGCCGCTCCTGATCGAGACCTTCCGCGAATGGCAGGAGCGCACCGGCCACACCATCCTGGAGCGCTACGGCATGAGCGAAACCATCATGCTTGTCTCCAACCCCTACCGTGCCGACAGCCGCTACGACGGGCAGGACGAGCGCCGGGGCGGCACCGTCGGCTTTCCACTGCCGGGTGTGGGCGTGCGCGTGCAGGGCGATGATGGTCAGCCGCTACCGGCTGGCGAGATCGGCAACATCCAGGTACAAGGCCCCAATGTGTTCAGTGGCTATTGGCGCATGCCGGAGAAGACCGCCGAAGAGTTCACGAAGGATGCCTGGTTCAAGACCGGTGATGTCGGCAAGGTGGACGCGCGCGGCTACGTGACGATTGTGGGCCGCAGCAAGGATTTGATCATCTCGGGCGGCTACAACGTCTACCCTGCAGAGATCGAAGGCTTCATCAACGAACTGCCCGGCGTGGCCGAAAGTGCCCTGGTTGGCGTACCGCACCCTGACTTTGGCGAAGTGGGGGTTGCCGTGGTCATTGCCAAGCCAGGCCAGGCCGCAGATGCCGAAGGCATCATTGCGACGCTGAAAAAACAGCTGGCCAATTTCAAGATTCCCAAGCGCTGCTTTGTGGTGAACGAGTTGCCGCGCAACACCATGGGCAAGGTGCAAAAGAATCTGCTGCGGGCGCAATACCAGGACCTGTTCAAGGGTTGA
- a CDS encoding TonB-dependent receptor domain-containing protein, whose protein sequence is MAASLSAQAQTTNETEGKTLEAMVVTANRIEQPLSDLTADMSIIDSKTIERQGPGGVADVLARVPGIQMTRNGGPGTSTSLFIRGAETRFTAVYVDGVRVDSQSTGGASWQNLPLALIDRVEVLRGPAAAVYGSDAMGGVVQIFTKKGEGAPKPYVGFGVGNRGTYTAEAGISGGEGAWDYSIGLNRAQSDGFNARTTPTANPDKDGYRNNAVNARLGYQLNQQHRLEATMMASNMNSGYDVSPKEDDRSINKMYALGLNWQAKWTDHYSTKLQLTQSRDYYETRPSPYQTDTRLHNYLFQNEWRYGIHTMTAALERREDSLVNGGIDRDRSQNALALGYGMHSGAHTVQLNLRRDDDSEFGGKTTGSAAYGYEFAPNWRATATVGTAFRAPTLYQRFSEYGDASLAPEKSKNAELGLRWAQGADSFSATVYRNNVTNLINWVGGTGTCVGKDGAFGGCYANVGKARLEGITLAGTTKLGQFNLHGSVDFQNPRDQTTDKLLARRAKRYATLGGDTRVAGWTLGAEMQATAKRYDNAANTNVLGGYTLFNLSASTQIAKDFSLIARINNLADKKYETARTYASEGRSAYIGIKWMPQ, encoded by the coding sequence ATGGCTGCCAGCCTGTCGGCACAGGCCCAGACTACGAATGAAACAGAGGGTAAAACCCTGGAGGCGATGGTAGTCACCGCCAACCGCATCGAGCAACCGCTGTCCGATCTGACGGCCGATATGTCCATCATCGACAGCAAGACCATCGAGCGTCAGGGGCCAGGCGGTGTGGCCGATGTGCTGGCACGCGTGCCGGGTATCCAGATGACCCGCAATGGCGGCCCGGGCACCAGTACCAGCTTGTTCATTCGAGGTGCCGAGACGCGCTTTACCGCCGTGTATGTGGATGGCGTGCGTGTCGATTCGCAGTCCACCGGCGGTGCCTCGTGGCAAAACCTTCCGCTGGCGCTCATCGACCGCGTTGAAGTGCTGCGCGGCCCGGCAGCGGCCGTGTATGGGTCGGATGCCATGGGTGGCGTGGTGCAGATCTTCACCAAGAAGGGCGAAGGCGCGCCCAAGCCCTATGTGGGCTTTGGCGTTGGCAACCGTGGCACCTATACGGCCGAAGCCGGCATCTCTGGTGGCGAAGGGGCGTGGGATTACTCGATTGGCCTCAACCGCGCACAATCGGATGGCTTCAACGCGCGCACCACCCCTACCGCCAACCCCGACAAGGACGGCTACCGCAACAACGCGGTCAATGCGCGCCTGGGCTACCAGCTCAACCAGCAGCACCGGCTGGAAGCCACCATGATGGCCAGCAACATGAATTCGGGCTACGACGTCTCCCCCAAGGAAGATGACCGCAGCATCAACAAGATGTATGCGTTGGGCCTGAACTGGCAGGCCAAGTGGACCGACCACTACAGCACCAAGCTGCAACTCACCCAATCGCGCGATTACTACGAAACCCGGCCATCGCCCTACCAGACCGATACCCGCCTGCACAACTACCTGTTCCAGAACGAGTGGCGTTACGGCATTCACACCATGACGGCCGCGCTGGAGCGCCGTGAGGATTCGCTGGTGAACGGCGGCATCGACCGCGACCGCAGCCAGAATGCGTTGGCGCTGGGCTACGGCATGCACAGCGGTGCACACACCGTGCAGTTGAACCTGCGCCGCGACGACGACAGTGAATTCGGCGGCAAGACCACGGGCAGCGCAGCCTATGGCTACGAATTTGCACCCAACTGGCGCGCCACCGCAACCGTGGGGACCGCCTTCCGCGCGCCCACGCTGTACCAGCGGTTCAGCGAGTACGGCGACGCATCGCTGGCTCCGGAGAAAAGCAAGAATGCCGAATTGGGCCTGCGCTGGGCACAGGGCGCAGACAGCTTCTCTGCCACCGTGTACCGCAACAACGTCACCAACCTGATCAACTGGGTGGGCGGTACGGGTACTTGCGTTGGCAAGGATGGTGCTTTCGGTGGCTGCTACGCGAACGTCGGCAAGGCACGTCTCGAAGGCATCACCCTGGCCGGCACCACCAAGCTGGGCCAGTTCAACCTGCATGGCTCGGTGGATTTCCAGAACCCGCGCGACCAGACCACGGACAAATTGCTGGCGCGCCGCGCCAAGCGCTATGCCACGCTGGGTGGTGACACGCGCGTGGCCGGCTGGACCCTGGGCGCCGAAATGCAGGCCACTGCCAAGCGCTATGACAACGCGGCCAACACCAATGTGCTGGGCGGCTACACCTTGTTCAACTTGTCGGCCAGCACGCAGATTGCCAAGGATTTCAGCCTGATCGCCCGCATCAACAACCTGGCGGACAAGAAGTACGAAACCGCACGCACCTACGCTTCGGAAGGGCGCAGCGCGTACATCGGCATCAAGTGGATGCCCCAATAA
- a CDS encoding PspA/IM30 family protein → MVTTPSLDLMLERVETLLTRYEQLQRAHATLQEQVDTLTHERDSLQSRLTAARSRVDALIERLPKTFDQDES, encoded by the coding sequence ATGGTCACTACGCCTTCTTTGGACCTGATGCTTGAGCGGGTGGAAACTTTGCTGACCCGCTACGAACAACTGCAGCGCGCGCATGCCACTCTGCAGGAACAGGTGGATACCCTCACCCATGAACGCGACTCCCTACAATCGCGCCTGACGGCCGCCCGCTCGCGCGTTGACGCGCTGATCGAACGCCTGCCCAAGACTTTTGACCAGGACGAATCATGA
- the fnr gene encoding fumarate/nitrate reduction transcriptional regulator Fnr, translating to MTANTIKVVCSNCNLRELCMPVGLSPDQMDRIDEIVATRRRIKRGGALFRNGEAFTSLYAIRTGFFKTSVATEDGRDQVTGFQMAGEIIGLDGIVNDQHSCDAIALEDAEVCVMPYSKLEELSREVNALQHHVHKVMSREIVREHGVMLLLGSMRAEERLAAFVLNLVQRLHARGFSQSELILRMTREEIGSYLGLKLETVSRTFSKFAEDGIIEVKQRHVRILDTDKLQALINSQQCTV from the coding sequence ATGACAGCCAACACAATCAAAGTGGTCTGCTCCAACTGCAACCTGCGAGAGCTGTGCATGCCCGTGGGTCTGTCGCCCGACCAGATGGATCGCATCGATGAGATCGTGGCCACGCGCCGCAGAATCAAGCGCGGGGGAGCGCTGTTTCGCAACGGCGAGGCGTTCACATCGCTGTACGCGATTCGCACCGGTTTTTTCAAGACCAGCGTGGCCACCGAAGATGGACGCGATCAGGTCACCGGTTTTCAGATGGCAGGCGAAATCATTGGCCTGGACGGCATCGTCAACGACCAGCATTCCTGTGATGCCATTGCGCTGGAAGATGCGGAAGTCTGCGTGATGCCCTATTCCAAGCTGGAAGAGCTGTCGCGCGAAGTGAATGCCTTGCAGCACCACGTTCACAAGGTGATGAGCCGCGAAATCGTGCGCGAGCACGGTGTGATGCTGCTGCTGGGCAGCATGCGCGCCGAGGAACGCCTGGCCGCATTCGTGCTCAATCTGGTGCAGCGCCTGCACGCGCGGGGCTTCTCGCAGTCCGAGCTGATACTGCGCATGACGCGGGAAGAAATCGGCAGCTATCTGGGCCTGAAGCTGGAGACCGTGAGCCGCACCTTCTCCAAGTTCGCGGAAGACGGCATCATCGAAGTCAAGCAGCGCCATGTACGCATCCTGGATACCGACAAGCTGCAGGCCCTGATTAACAGCCAGCAATGCACGGTCTGA
- a CDS encoding ABC transporter substrate-binding protein produces the protein MHFPNSSLLLLAVRTAGTAVAAALLGAVAASAKELPTAGRAAAIPVLAESARLAPQPITDDRGKTVQLARPPQRIVSLLPSLTESTCALGLCDRLVGVDRYSDWPLAVKKLPIVGGGLDPSVESIVALKPDLVLMSHASKVAERLEALGVKVAALEVKSQAGVHKVLQQLGQVLGVPAAEGADRVWRELQAGVADAAQRVPASARNSRVYFEVSRGPYAAGPQSFIGEILAQLGVDNVVPAELGPFPRLSPEFLLRSQPDVIMLGNRSMQAATSYPGWNSLKAIKGGNLCVFNDQDSYTIVRPGPRMAEAAHLIAQCLIDKAPKKQGAEKPAEGGQR, from the coding sequence ATGCATTTTCCAAATTCCTCCCTCCTGCTGCTTGCCGTGCGTACCGCAGGTACCGCAGTGGCAGCAGCATTGCTGGGCGCAGTAGCGGCCAGTGCGAAGGAATTGCCCACCGCCGGGCGTGCCGCAGCCATTCCGGTGCTGGCCGAATCCGCGCGCCTCGCTCCCCAGCCCATCACCGACGATCGTGGCAAGACCGTGCAACTGGCACGGCCGCCGCAGCGCATCGTCAGCCTGCTGCCTTCGCTGACCGAAAGCACCTGCGCCCTGGGCCTGTGCGACCGGCTGGTCGGGGTGGATCGCTATTCGGACTGGCCCCTGGCAGTCAAGAAACTGCCGATAGTGGGCGGAGGGCTGGATCCGAGCGTGGAATCCATCGTGGCGCTCAAGCCTGACCTGGTGCTGATGTCGCATGCCTCGAAGGTGGCCGAGCGGCTGGAAGCGCTGGGCGTGAAAGTGGCGGCGCTGGAAGTGAAATCGCAGGCCGGTGTGCACAAGGTGCTGCAACAACTGGGCCAGGTGCTGGGCGTGCCTGCAGCAGAAGGTGCCGACCGGGTGTGGCGCGAGCTGCAGGCGGGCGTGGCCGATGCAGCGCAGCGTGTACCTGCCTCTGCCAGGAACAGCCGGGTGTATTTTGAAGTGAGCCGGGGCCCGTATGCGGCAGGTCCGCAGTCCTTCATCGGAGAAATTCTGGCCCAGCTGGGGGTGGACAACGTGGTGCCTGCCGAACTGGGGCCGTTTCCGCGCCTGAGCCCCGAGTTTCTGCTGCGCTCCCAGCCCGACGTGATCATGCTGGGCAATCGCAGCATGCAGGCTGCCACCAGCTACCCGGGCTGGAACAGCCTCAAGGCCATCAAGGGCGGGAACCTGTGTGTCTTCAACGACCAGGATTCCTACACCATTGTGCGCCCCGGCCCGCGCATGGCAGAGGCCGCCCACCTGATTGCGCAGTGCCTGATTGACAAGGCACCAAAAAAGCAAGGCGCAGAAAAGCCGGCCGAAGGAGGGCAGCGTTGA
- a CDS encoding cell division protein ZapA: protein MKQLEVHIMQQSYMLGCPEGQEERLMAAVKQVDEAMCGIRDAGKIRGRERIAVLAALNMAFDLLDLKTQNTELNQEAEQARTQAAQVEQAEPATAQASLDWEEPRLQSIMQRLDAATGQPAAGNAAQTV from the coding sequence ATGAAGCAGCTTGAAGTTCACATCATGCAGCAAAGCTATATGCTGGGCTGTCCCGAAGGCCAGGAAGAGCGACTGATGGCCGCCGTCAAGCAGGTGGATGAAGCCATGTGCGGCATCCGCGACGCCGGCAAGATTCGTGGGCGCGAGCGCATCGCCGTGCTGGCTGCCCTCAACATGGCCTTTGATCTGCTCGATCTGAAAACCCAGAACACCGAGCTGAACCAGGAAGCCGAACAGGCCCGTACCCAGGCGGCCCAGGTTGAGCAGGCCGAACCCGCTACCGCCCAGGCTTCGCTCGACTGGGAGGAGCCCCGCCTGCAATCCATCATGCAGCGCCTCGATGCCGCCACTGGACAACCAGCCGCAGGCAATGCGGCGCAGACGGTGTAG